One stretch of Cohnella algarum DNA includes these proteins:
- a CDS encoding beta-galactosidase produces the protein MLRNQTKILYGGDYNPDQWPQDVWREDMRLFKLAGIDIATINVFSWALNQPDEQTYRFEWLDDVMDMLRDNGVRVCLGTGTAAHPAWMARRYPDVLTVDSQGRKRKFGRRHNSCPNSPSFREFSRRMASGLAERYKDHPALLLWHVNNEYGWRCYCDNCERAFREWLKSRYGTLEELNRAWYTSFWGHTFYDWDEIVLPSHLSELMDASNIDKTAFQGISLDYDRFNSDSILACYKLERDAIKAVIPDAVVTTNFQSNGTYKPLDYFKWAKELDVVALDSYPTNDMPMSLIAMRHDLMRGLKGGRPYMLMEQSPSQLNWKDVNPLKRPGVMRLWSYQAVARGAESIMFFQLRRSAGAFEKFHGAVIDHAGHEHTRVFRECAELGRELERLGDRLLGAKTAAKVAIVFDWDNWWAIEHSSGPTERLKYLEQIQKYYDAFYERNVQVDMIGTESELGGYELVVAPVLYMAKRGYAARLEAYVAAGGTFVTTFFSGIVDENDRVTLGGYPGELRKLLGIWVEETDALFPGQTNAMEMHGGGASGLEGTYSCGLLCDLLHPEGAETEAAFGGDFYRGMPALTRNRFGGGEAWYIASDPEEAFLAAFFARLAERKGIRPIAELPAGVEASVREKDGFRYTFLLNHRAEPVPVDLGGESRLELLSGSRMSGAATLPAHGVFILQSPADETEERSGFAEWAATT, from the coding sequence ATGCTGCGAAACCAGACGAAAATTTTGTACGGCGGCGACTACAATCCCGACCAATGGCCGCAAGACGTATGGCGGGAGGATATGCGGCTGTTCAAGCTGGCCGGCATCGATATCGCGACGATCAACGTTTTTTCCTGGGCGCTCAATCAGCCGGACGAACAAACGTACCGTTTCGAGTGGCTGGACGATGTCATGGATATGCTTCGCGACAACGGCGTGCGCGTCTGCCTCGGCACCGGAACGGCGGCCCATCCCGCCTGGATGGCCCGGCGCTATCCCGACGTCCTGACCGTCGATTCGCAAGGGCGAAAGCGCAAATTCGGACGCCGCCACAATTCGTGTCCGAACAGCCCGTCGTTCCGCGAATTTTCGCGGCGAATGGCGTCCGGGCTGGCCGAGCGGTACAAGGATCACCCGGCGCTGCTGCTATGGCACGTCAACAACGAATACGGCTGGCGCTGCTACTGCGACAATTGCGAGCGCGCGTTCCGGGAGTGGCTTAAGTCGCGGTACGGCACGCTGGAGGAACTGAACCGGGCGTGGTACACGTCGTTTTGGGGGCATACGTTTTACGATTGGGACGAAATCGTCCTGCCGAGCCACCTGAGCGAGCTGATGGATGCCTCGAATATCGACAAAACGGCGTTCCAGGGCATTTCCCTCGACTACGACCGGTTCAATTCGGACAGCATTCTCGCCTGCTACAAACTGGAACGCGACGCGATCAAAGCGGTCATCCCGGACGCGGTCGTGACGACCAATTTCCAAAGCAACGGCACGTACAAGCCGCTCGATTACTTCAAATGGGCAAAAGAGCTGGACGTCGTCGCGCTGGACAGCTATCCGACGAACGACATGCCGATGAGCCTGATCGCCATGCGCCACGACCTGATGAGGGGCTTGAAGGGCGGCCGGCCTTACATGCTGATGGAGCAAAGTCCGAGCCAGCTCAACTGGAAGGACGTCAATCCGCTGAAGCGTCCGGGCGTCATGCGTCTGTGGAGCTATCAGGCCGTCGCGCGCGGGGCGGAGTCGATCATGTTTTTCCAATTGCGTCGGTCGGCCGGAGCGTTCGAAAAATTTCACGGGGCGGTCATCGATCATGCGGGGCACGAGCATACCCGGGTGTTTCGCGAATGCGCGGAGCTCGGGCGCGAGCTCGAACGTCTCGGCGATCGGCTGCTCGGCGCGAAGACGGCGGCGAAGGTCGCGATCGTGTTCGATTGGGACAACTGGTGGGCGATCGAGCATTCGAGCGGGCCGACCGAGCGGCTGAAATATTTGGAGCAGATTCAAAAATATTACGACGCCTTCTACGAGCGCAACGTGCAGGTCGATATGATCGGCACGGAGAGCGAGCTCGGCGGCTATGAACTCGTCGTCGCTCCGGTGCTGTACATGGCGAAACGCGGATATGCGGCCAGGCTGGAGGCGTACGTTGCCGCCGGGGGGACGTTCGTGACGACGTTTTTCAGCGGCATCGTCGACGAAAACGACAGGGTGACGCTCGGCGGCTATCCCGGAGAGCTGCGCAAGCTGCTCGGCATTTGGGTCGAAGAGACCGACGCGCTGTTCCCCGGACAGACGAACGCGATGGAGATGCACGGCGGCGGCGCGAGCGGGCTCGAAGGAACGTATTCGTGCGGGCTGCTCTGCGATCTGCTTCACCCGGAAGGCGCCGAGACGGAAGCGGCGTTCGGCGGCGATTTTTATCGCGGCATGCCGGCGCTTACCCGGAACCGGTTCGGCGGCGGGGAAGCGTGGTATATCGCGTCCGACCCGGAGGAAGCGTTTCTGGCGGCGTTTTTCGCGCGGCTGGCCGAGCGGAAAGGCATCCGGCCGATCGCCGAGCTGCCCGCGGGCGTCGAAGCGAGCGTGCGGGAAAAGGACGGCTTCCGCTACACGTTCCTGCTCAATCACCGGGCCGAACCGGTCCCGGTCGATCTCGGCGGCGAGTCCCGCCTCGAGCTGCTGAGCGGAAGCCGGATGAGCGGGGCGGCGACGCTCCCCGCGCACGGCGTCTTCATTCTGCAAAGTCCGGCAGACGAAACGGAAGAAAGGAGCGGATTCGCGGAATGGGCGGCAACAACCTGA
- a CDS encoding Na-translocating system protein MpsC family protein has translation MKREMTIGVLKQEIIKIYNSINQDIFGIGIKSQKIDVYGDKVLIFATHKRIPALKILDDDHRSLTANVDMLIMEINKNRLKEQLEQKLGLEVVAVLKDYDPKAEISGTIIILKDKIE, from the coding sequence GTGAAGCGAGAAATGACGATCGGCGTGCTGAAGCAGGAGATCATCAAAATTTACAACTCGATCAACCAGGATATTTTCGGAATCGGCATAAAATCCCAGAAAATCGACGTTTACGGCGATAAAGTGCTCATTTTCGCCACGCACAAACGGATCCCCGCGCTGAAAATACTGGACGACGATCATCGAAGCCTGACTGCCAACGTCGATATGCTCATCATGGAAATCAACAAAAACAGGCTGAAGGAACAATTGGAACAAAAGCTCGGCCTCGAAGTCGTCGCCGTCCTCAAGGACTACGATCCGAAGGCCGAGATTTCCGGAACGATTATCATTTTGAAGGATAAAATCGAGTAG
- a CDS encoding family 78 glycoside hydrolase catalytic domain — protein MAVMAFSALRTEGRICPLGLDAEAPLFSWSFAAAAEPSLKQAAYRVAVATSEKKLLAGEADAWDSGVVQGGAHTSVAYRGAALEPGRRYFWRVAAWDEQGRRSDSPVAWWETGRLSETDWTGRWIGAPEPRAEGRPLPQFRRAFAVKGPVSRARIYISGLGHYELRLNGSKVGDSELDPGWTDYDKTVLYAVHDVTELLRQGENVAGVWLGNGFYHVDGGRYAKFKDSYGAPKLRADIVIGYADGTAETIGTDRTWRASPGPLTFSCIYGGEDYDARLVTAGWDRPGFSEGSGWAEAAEVAAPSGRLVAQSAPPLKAMLSFTPAVVATPKPGVHVFDLGQNFSGWPEIETSGARGTAIKLVPAELLSEDGLADQRWTGAPYELNYALKGEGVEAWRPRFTYYGFRYVQAEGAALASEAGEGPKNLPVLHRLRGRMIVPDTPATGGFRCSDELLNRIHEIIVWAMLSNMKSVFTDCPHREKLGWLEQVHLMGPSLMFNFDVEALMAKTLDDIADAQLPNGLVPTTAPEYVVFEEPWQMFREAAAWGGAYILAAWEMLQRYGNRGVLERHYDGFKRYFDYLTANADGCIVREGLGDWYDIGPKGPGFSQNTPVPLAETAIYYGLAAALRNIASLLGRENDAKTYGRLADAVKEAFNREFFDPDTQLYAKGSDAAHAMPLAIGLVPEEHREAVFARLVQNIENRGGRTTSGDVGHRYVLLALSRGGRSDIVFRMTRDTGEPGYGYQIAHGATTLTEAWDGPTVGKSQNHFMLGHLEEWLYSRLAGLDYRFRPETGRFEVIVRPETVGELDWAEAWCELRAGRASVRWERGKGGALALRAEIPVNAEATIYVPAKSAADVSGGEGAKPLGFADGFAAFRAGSGVYDFASVV, from the coding sequence ATGGCGGTCATGGCATTTTCGGCGCTCCGGACGGAAGGGCGGATTTGCCCGCTCGGTCTCGACGCGGAAGCTCCCCTGTTCAGCTGGTCGTTCGCCGCCGCGGCGGAACCGTCGCTGAAGCAGGCCGCGTACCGCGTCGCTGTCGCGACAAGCGAGAAAAAGCTGCTCGCGGGGGAGGCCGACGCATGGGACAGCGGCGTCGTGCAAGGCGGAGCGCATACGTCCGTCGCGTACCGGGGAGCCGCGCTGGAGCCGGGACGGCGCTATTTCTGGCGCGTTGCGGCATGGGACGAACAGGGGCGGCGGTCGGACAGCCCGGTCGCCTGGTGGGAGACGGGACGCCTGTCCGAAACCGACTGGACGGGGCGCTGGATCGGCGCTCCCGAGCCGCGGGCGGAAGGCCGGCCGCTGCCGCAGTTCCGGCGCGCGTTCGCGGTCAAAGGACCGGTCAGCCGCGCGCGAATCTACATTAGCGGTCTCGGCCACTACGAGCTGCGGCTCAACGGCAGCAAGGTCGGAGACAGCGAGCTCGACCCCGGTTGGACCGATTACGACAAGACCGTGCTTTATGCCGTGCACGACGTCACGGAACTGCTCCGCCAAGGGGAGAACGTCGCCGGGGTATGGCTCGGCAACGGTTTTTACCATGTGGACGGCGGCAGGTACGCGAAATTCAAGGACTCCTACGGCGCCCCGAAATTGCGGGCCGACATCGTGATCGGGTATGCGGACGGAACGGCCGAGACGATCGGGACGGACCGGACCTGGCGCGCAAGCCCGGGTCCGCTGACATTTTCCTGCATTTACGGGGGAGAGGATTACGACGCCCGGCTGGTGACGGCGGGCTGGGATCGGCCGGGCTTTTCCGAGGGGAGCGGCTGGGCCGAAGCGGCCGAGGTCGCGGCGCCTTCCGGCCGGCTGGTCGCCCAGTCGGCGCCTCCGCTGAAGGCGATGCTGAGCTTCACCCCCGCGGTCGTGGCGACGCCGAAGCCGGGAGTCCATGTGTTCGATCTCGGGCAAAACTTTTCCGGGTGGCCGGAAATCGAGACGAGCGGAGCTCGGGGAACGGCGATCAAGCTGGTTCCGGCCGAACTGCTGTCCGAAGACGGGCTTGCCGATCAGCGCTGGACGGGCGCTCCCTACGAGTTGAACTATGCGCTGAAGGGGGAAGGCGTCGAGGCGTGGCGGCCTCGATTCACGTATTACGGCTTCCGGTACGTGCAGGCGGAGGGCGCGGCTTTAGCGAGCGAGGCGGGGGAAGGCCCGAAGAATTTGCCTGTCCTGCATCGGCTGCGGGGCCGCATGATTGTTCCCGACACGCCCGCAACCGGCGGCTTCCGCTGCTCGGACGAATTGCTGAACCGCATTCACGAAATCATCGTATGGGCGATGCTCAGCAACATGAAAAGCGTGTTTACCGACTGCCCGCACCGCGAAAAGCTCGGGTGGCTCGAGCAGGTCCATCTGATGGGGCCTTCGCTCATGTTCAATTTCGACGTCGAGGCGCTGATGGCCAAAACGCTGGACGACATCGCGGACGCGCAGCTGCCGAACGGGCTCGTGCCGACGACGGCTCCCGAATACGTCGTTTTCGAGGAGCCGTGGCAGATGTTCCGCGAAGCCGCGGCCTGGGGCGGAGCCTATATTCTGGCCGCCTGGGAGATGCTGCAGCGCTACGGTAACCGGGGCGTGCTGGAGCGCCATTACGACGGCTTCAAACGGTACTTCGATTACTTGACCGCAAACGCGGACGGCTGCATCGTCCGGGAGGGGCTGGGCGACTGGTACGACATCGGTCCGAAAGGGCCGGGTTTTTCGCAAAACACTCCCGTTCCGCTGGCGGAAACGGCGATTTATTACGGGCTTGCCGCCGCGCTGCGAAACATCGCGAGCCTGCTCGGCCGGGAAAACGATGCGAAAACGTACGGCCGGCTCGCCGATGCCGTCAAAGAGGCGTTCAACCGGGAGTTTTTCGATCCCGACACGCAGCTTTACGCCAAAGGAAGCGACGCCGCCCACGCGATGCCGCTCGCGATCGGACTCGTCCCGGAGGAGCACCGGGAGGCGGTGTTCGCGCGGCTCGTGCAAAACATCGAAAACCGCGGCGGCCGCACAACGTCCGGCGACGTTGGGCACCGCTACGTGCTGTTGGCGCTTTCGAGGGGAGGGCGCTCGGACATCGTGTTTCGCATGACGCGCGACACCGGCGAGCCGGGGTACGGGTACCAGATCGCGCACGGGGCGACGACGCTGACGGAAGCCTGGGACGGGCCGACCGTCGGCAAATCGCAAAATCATTTCATGCTGGGCCACCTGGAGGAATGGCTGTACAGCCGTCTCGCCGGACTGGATTACCGGTTCCGGCCGGAAACCGGGCGCTTCGAGGTCATCGTTCGGCCGGAGACGGTCGGCGAACTCGATTGGGCCGAAGCCTGGTGCGAGCTGCGGGCGGGCAGGGCGAGCGTGCGCTGGGAACGAGGGAAAGGCGGGGCGCTTGCGCTGCGGGCGGAAATTCCCGTCAATGCGGAAGCGACGATCTACGTCCCCGCCAAATCCGCGGCCGACGTCTCCGGCGGCGAAGGGGCGAAGCCGCTGGGCTTTGCGGACGGCTTCGCCGCGTTCCGCGCGGGCTCGGGCGTCTACGACTTCGCCAGCGTCGTTTAA
- a CDS encoding Nif3-like dinuclear metal center hexameric protein: MPKLSRSGTDVGRVLEALNQISGGRMVMNWEEIAAGGNPYVVMKTSNIPGKSVMEIPGLVFGDKKKPARRIGIGMTLTETMIELASGMKLDLLVVHHPVADAASSGGVPFADYLPLYGLAVIEMHEAFHGLHPGLTFLHGHHKLITDTSFGGLPGNVLHKGIALDEVQTAGDLLDRIEAGAGRELDIGLLEAERAIRGEPALQEATIVNPAMLLSGSRERPVKHILHFFPHTGFSMAHLEAALRMYPETDTIIASISRVREDHPFVGFARERGLNFIVGNSHSVEIMENGLPLAYALEMLLPDTEIFLLRERITAVPLREIGHEGMVAYGKEMAGTYLVSKPSRTVSI; this comes from the coding sequence TTGCCGAAGCTCTCCCGTTCGGGAACCGATGTCGGACGAGTATTGGAGGCGCTCAATCAAATTTCGGGCGGAAGAATGGTGATGAACTGGGAGGAGATCGCGGCGGGCGGCAACCCGTACGTCGTCATGAAGACGTCCAATATCCCGGGAAAAAGCGTGATGGAAATTCCGGGCCTCGTATTCGGCGACAAGAAAAAGCCGGCCAGGCGAATCGGGATCGGCATGACGCTGACGGAGACGATGATCGAGCTGGCGTCCGGCATGAAGCTCGATTTGCTGGTCGTGCATCATCCCGTGGCGGATGCCGCGAGCTCGGGCGGCGTGCCGTTCGCGGACTATTTGCCGCTGTACGGCCTTGCGGTGATCGAAATGCACGAAGCGTTTCACGGCTTGCATCCTGGACTAACCTTTTTGCACGGCCACCATAAACTAATAACGGATACATCGTTCGGCGGGTTGCCCGGAAACGTGCTTCACAAGGGGATCGCCCTGGATGAAGTGCAAACGGCGGGCGATCTGCTGGACCGCATCGAGGCGGGAGCCGGCCGGGAGCTCGATATCGGCCTGCTCGAGGCGGAACGGGCGATCCGGGGCGAGCCCGCGCTGCAGGAAGCGACGATCGTCAATCCGGCGATGCTGCTGAGCGGAAGCCGGGAGCGCCCGGTCAAGCATATTCTGCATTTTTTTCCGCACACCGGTTTTTCGATGGCTCACCTGGAGGCCGCGCTGCGCATGTATCCGGAAACGGACACGATCATCGCGAGCATCAGCCGCGTGCGGGAGGATCATCCGTTCGTCGGCTTTGCCCGGGAAAGGGGGCTGAATTTCATCGTCGGCAATTCGCATTCCGTCGAAATTATGGAAAACGGTTTGCCGCTCGCCTACGCGCTCGAAATGCTGCTGCCCGATACGGAAATTTTTTTGCTGCGGGAACGGATAACGGCGGTGCCGCTGCGCGAGATCGGGCACGAAGGCATGGTTGCATACGGCAAAGAGATGGCGGGGACCTACCTGGTGTCCAAGCCGTCCCGAACCGTGTCAATATAA
- a CDS encoding extracellular solute-binding protein — protein MKRYVKKSLATIGMIALTFAAACANGNDAAESPSPGAGESQPASAAETAAGPLSKYEPAIAVRTVMNDVGKDYLAQGETLEDNVWTRGYANELGIDLTFDWIVERANSGQKMNVTLASGDLPDIFSVNQTQYKQLLDAGKIADLTEAFDKYGSERLKEFYNMGGDGLKPVRQDGKLYGLTDYSGYLDNVPMVFVRSDWMEKLGLKPPETMDDLLGIAKAFAENDPDGNGQKDTYGIQLNKDLDSGWTIKLNGFANAYHALPGQWIDDGSGNLVYGSIRPEMKTALASMQELYKSGIVDPEFGTKDVNKAAESLMAGKAGIFFGPLSSPFVITAMMSNADADWMAYPIPSADGRPANVPSQIQNSTVYVVRHDFAHPEALVKMLNFAVEKLYGESAEAEAAAYLGPSGQGFQVTPIKILQPNKNIAIYQNVVKALESGDTGGLNREEKSNYDFIQQFRSGDRAQWVYERIFGPESTLAVVQHYLDNDLLTLNQFSAPPTATMATKKATLDKLELETFTKIIYGESPIDEFDKFVSDWKKLGGDQITAEVNEVAKAE, from the coding sequence ATGAAACGTTATGTAAAGAAAAGCCTCGCAACGATCGGAATGATAGCGCTAACATTCGCTGCGGCCTGCGCGAACGGGAACGATGCGGCCGAAAGCCCGTCCCCGGGCGCAGGCGAATCGCAGCCGGCGTCCGCCGCCGAAACCGCCGCGGGGCCGCTGTCCAAATACGAGCCGGCGATTGCGGTGCGCACGGTCATGAACGACGTCGGCAAAGATTATTTGGCGCAAGGCGAAACGCTCGAAGACAACGTCTGGACCCGAGGATACGCGAACGAATTGGGCATCGACCTTACGTTCGACTGGATCGTCGAGCGGGCCAATTCCGGCCAGAAGATGAACGTGACGCTGGCGAGCGGCGATTTGCCCGATATTTTCTCCGTCAACCAGACGCAATACAAGCAGCTTCTCGACGCGGGCAAAATCGCGGACCTGACCGAGGCGTTCGATAAATACGGCTCCGAGCGGCTCAAGGAATTTTACAACATGGGCGGCGACGGGCTGAAGCCGGTGCGCCAGGACGGCAAGCTGTACGGCTTGACCGATTACAGCGGCTATCTCGACAACGTGCCGATGGTTTTCGTCCGATCGGACTGGATGGAGAAGCTGGGCCTCAAGCCGCCGGAAACGATGGACGATCTGCTGGGGATCGCGAAGGCGTTCGCGGAAAACGATCCGGACGGGAACGGCCAAAAGGACACGTACGGCATCCAGCTGAACAAGGATCTGGACAGCGGGTGGACGATCAAGCTGAACGGCTTCGCCAACGCTTACCATGCGCTGCCGGGCCAATGGATCGACGACGGCTCAGGCAATCTCGTCTACGGCAGCATCCGGCCGGAAATGAAGACGGCGCTGGCCAGCATGCAGGAGCTCTACAAGAGCGGAATCGTCGATCCGGAATTCGGCACGAAGGACGTCAACAAAGCGGCCGAGTCGCTGATGGCCGGGAAGGCCGGCATTTTCTTCGGACCGCTGTCCTCGCCGTTCGTCATTACGGCCATGATGTCGAACGCCGACGCGGACTGGATGGCCTATCCGATTCCTTCCGCCGACGGCCGGCCGGCTAACGTGCCGAGCCAAATCCAGAACTCCACCGTATACGTCGTCCGCCATGACTTCGCCCATCCCGAGGCGCTCGTGAAAATGCTCAACTTCGCGGTCGAGAAGCTGTACGGCGAATCGGCCGAAGCGGAGGCGGCCGCCTACCTCGGCCCGTCCGGCCAGGGCTTCCAGGTGACGCCGATCAAAATTTTGCAGCCGAACAAGAACATCGCGATATACCAGAACGTCGTCAAGGCGCTGGAATCCGGCGATACGGGCGGCCTGAACCGCGAGGAGAAAAGCAACTACGACTTCATCCAGCAGTTCCGGAGCGGGGACCGGGCGCAGTGGGTGTACGAGCGCATTTTCGGACCCGAGAGCACGCTTGCCGTCGTTCAGCACTATTTGGACAACGATCTGCTGACGCTCAACCAGTTCAGCGCTCCCCCGACCGCCACGATGGCGACGAAAAAAGCGACGCTCGACAAGCTGGAGCTCGAGACGTTCACGAAGATCATCTACGGCGAATCGCCGATCGACGAGTTCGACAAGTTCGTTAGCGACTGGAAGAAGCTCGGCGGCGATCAAATTACGGCCGAGGTGAACGAGGTCGCGAAGGCGGAGTAA
- a CDS encoding glycosyl hydrolase family 95 catalytic domain-containing protein: MGGNNLILWYRRPASEWVEALPVGNGSLGGMVFGGAKRERIQLNEDTLWSGHPYDPNDREAAEHLGEVRRLVSAGSYPEAQRLVEEHMLGPWTASYQAMGDLGLSLDAEGEAAGYRRELDLNDAVCRTGFALDGVRHTRETFASAPDQVIVVRLAADSPGKVSVTARLSSLLRYRTEAGENGVFVLRGQAPSHVEPFHAASDEPIRYEENKGNRFEIWLRAVSEGGSVHVDDDGIRVTGADAVTFLLAAATSFNGFDKDPYAEGKDPAILCLTRLARATAFTYEELLARHRADYRALFGRVAFELAAPGLAELPTDERLEAARAGRSDEPLAALFFQFGRYLLIASSRPGTQPATLQGIWNDRLRPPWACNYTVNINTQMNYWPAETTNLAECHAPLFDLLEELRTTGRETARIHYRAGGWVCHHATDLWRIATPSGGPSKGPASWAFWPMGGAWLCGHLWEHYRFGGDESFLRERAYPIMREAALFFLDWLVEDGEGYLTTNPSTSPENTFRMPDGRKAAVSLASTMDNSLLRELFANCIEASSVLGIDAELRGKLEAARSRLRPLAVGRHGQLREWFEDFEEAEPGHRHMAHLYGLHPGAEIDRHRHPKLAEACRVSIERRLLHEKEDAIGWCFAWLISLFARLEEPDRAHHYLVKLLRNPFPNLFNAHRHPKLTFYPLTVEANFGATAGIAELLLQSHAGELRLLPALPKQWPEGRIRGLRARGGFAVGLEWSGGALLRAEIESFGGRPCRIRSAAPLRVRSASGGEVDVTSPPEEPNVCEFATEAGRVYTIVPAQPR; encoded by the coding sequence ATGGGCGGCAACAACCTGATTTTATGGTACCGGCGTCCTGCGTCCGAGTGGGTGGAGGCGCTCCCCGTCGGAAACGGGAGTTTGGGCGGCATGGTGTTCGGCGGCGCGAAGCGGGAACGGATTCAGCTGAACGAGGATACGCTCTGGTCCGGCCATCCGTACGATCCGAACGACCGGGAAGCGGCGGAACATCTCGGGGAGGTTCGCCGTCTCGTCTCCGCGGGAAGCTATCCGGAAGCGCAGCGGCTCGTCGAGGAGCATATGCTCGGTCCGTGGACCGCTTCCTATCAGGCGATGGGGGATTTAGGGCTCAGTCTGGACGCGGAGGGGGAGGCCGCCGGCTACCGCCGGGAGCTCGATCTGAACGACGCCGTGTGCCGGACCGGCTTCGCGCTTGACGGCGTTCGTCATACCCGCGAAACGTTCGCATCGGCGCCAGATCAGGTCATCGTGGTGCGGCTTGCCGCCGATTCGCCGGGCAAAGTTTCGGTGACGGCCCGCCTTTCCAGCCTGCTCCGATACCGTACCGAGGCGGGCGAGAACGGCGTTTTCGTGCTGCGAGGGCAGGCTCCGAGCCATGTCGAGCCGTTTCATGCCGCGAGCGACGAGCCGATCCGATACGAGGAAAACAAAGGCAACCGCTTCGAGATTTGGCTTCGGGCCGTTTCCGAGGGCGGGAGCGTGCATGTCGACGACGACGGCATCCGGGTAACGGGCGCGGACGCGGTGACCTTCCTGCTGGCGGCGGCGACCAGCTTCAACGGCTTCGACAAGGACCCTTACGCGGAAGGCAAAGATCCGGCGATTCTATGCCTAACGAGGCTGGCTCGGGCAACCGCGTTTACGTACGAGGAACTGCTCGCCCGGCATCGAGCCGATTATCGGGCGCTGTTCGGCCGGGTGGCGTTCGAGCTTGCCGCCCCGGGACTTGCTGAGCTGCCTACGGACGAGCGGCTCGAGGCGGCGCGGGCCGGCCGGTCCGACGAGCCGCTGGCGGCGCTGTTTTTCCAGTTTGGCCGCTATTTGCTGATCGCAAGCTCCCGCCCGGGAACGCAGCCCGCCACGCTGCAGGGCATTTGGAACGACCGGCTGCGGCCGCCTTGGGCCTGCAACTATACGGTCAACATCAATACGCAGATGAATTATTGGCCGGCGGAAACGACGAATCTGGCGGAATGCCATGCCCCGCTGTTCGATTTGCTGGAGGAGCTGCGGACGACCGGCCGGGAAACGGCGCGGATCCACTATCGAGCCGGGGGGTGGGTATGTCACCATGCGACCGATTTGTGGCGCATCGCGACGCCTTCCGGCGGGCCTTCGAAGGGGCCGGCGAGCTGGGCGTTCTGGCCGATGGGCGGGGCGTGGCTGTGCGGGCATTTGTGGGAGCATTACCGGTTTGGAGGGGACGAGTCGTTTTTGCGGGAGCGGGCTTATCCGATCATGAGGGAGGCGGCGCTATTTTTCCTGGACTGGCTTGTCGAGGACGGGGAAGGGTATTTGACGACGAATCCGTCCACCTCGCCGGAAAATACGTTCAGGATGCCGGACGGGCGGAAGGCGGCCGTCAGCCTCGCCTCGACGATGGACAATTCGCTGCTGCGGGAGCTGTTCGCCAACTGTATCGAAGCGTCGTCCGTACTTGGAATCGACGCGGAGCTTCGCGGGAAGCTGGAAGCCGCCCGCTCCCGGCTGCGGCCGCTGGCCGTCGGACGGCACGGCCAATTGCGGGAGTGGTTCGAGGACTTCGAGGAAGCCGAACCGGGGCACCGCCATATGGCGCATCTGTACGGGCTTCACCCCGGAGCGGAAATCGACAGGCATCGCCACCCGAAGCTGGCCGAGGCTTGCCGGGTATCCATCGAGCGGAGGCTGCTGCATGAAAAGGAGGATGCGATCGGCTGGTGCTTCGCCTGGCTGATCAGTCTGTTCGCCCGGCTGGAGGAACCGGATCGGGCGCATCATTATCTCGTCAAGCTGCTCCGGAACCCGTTTCCGAACTTGTTCAACGCGCACCGGCACCCGAAGCTGACGTTTTATCCATTGACGGTCGAGGCGAATTTCGGCGCGACCGCCGGGATCGCGGAGCTGCTGCTGCAAAGCCATGCCGGCGAATTGAGGCTGCTTCCGGCGCTGCCCAAGCAGTGGCCGGAAGGGCGAATTCGCGGCTTGCGGGCGCGCGGCGGGTTCGCCGTCGGCCTGGAATGGAGCGGCGGCGCGCTTCTGCGCGCCGAGATCGAATCGTTCGGCGGCCGACCTTGCCGAATCCGGAGCGCGGCACCGCTTCGGGTACGGTCGGCTTCGGGCGGCGAGGTGGACGTCACGTCGCCGCCGGAGGAGCCGAACGTCTGCGAATTCGCGACGGAAGCCGGGCGCGTGTATACGATCGTTCCCGCGCAGCCGAGATAA